In the Leishmania donovani BPK282A1 complete genome, chromosome 31 genome, one interval contains:
- a CDS encoding cytochrome c oxidase VIII (COX VIII), putative, which produces MLRRTAPAVSFTVSHRALMMRPSRPLLGGDMHSSDRFKAAWDEIPLHMLGASHKQMFEWYWRAMYQLGLRDPYRLTKLRSMLNWAAFFSFLYLTYISIFYSSFYHVYMMDWPEHFKRENARDYAVSHGHDVWAGDGKFIRPYFHINPPMLTMTEEDI; this is translated from the coding sequence ATGCTGCGCCGTACCGCCCCCGCCGTGAGCTTCACGGTCTCGCATCGCGCTCTCATGATGCGTCCcagccgccccctcctcggcGGTGACATGCACTCTAGCGACCGCTTCAAGGCTGCCTGGGACGAAATCCCGCTGCACATGTTGGGCGCCTCCCACAAGCAGATGTTCGAGTGGTATTGGCGCGCCATGTACCAGCTGGGTCTGCGAGATCCCTACCGCCTCACCAAGCTGCGCTCCATGCTCAACTGGGctgcctttttttccttcctgTACCTGACCTACATTTCCATCTTCTACTCGTCTTTTTACCACGTGTACATGATGGATTGGCCGGAGCACTTCAAGCGTGAGAACGCCCGCGACTACGCTGTGTCGCATGGCCACGACGTGTGGGCTGGCGATGGCAAGTTCATCCGCCCGTACTTCCACATCAACCCGCCGATGCTGACGATGACGGAGGAGGATATCTAA